AGCTTGCAGCCGCAATGTTCACATTCACAATGTCCCAGAGCGTGTCCTCAGGAATCTGGGTGAAATACTGGGGGTAGGGGTAGAACGCACCCACGTCATTCACCAGGATGccaatgtctctgtctctcagggCTTCTCGGATTGGAGCATAAATCTCCCGGCCTCTGCTGAAGTCCGCCACCATGACAACTGTCTCCACCCTATAGGTATCAGCTATGTGCTTGGCCACAGCCTGcagcttctcttcttcctggccAATCAGGATCATGTTGAGTCCCCGGCTTGCTAACTCCTCAGCATAGGCCTTCCCAATGCCATCTGTGGCCCCTGTAAGGCAAGCCAGGAGGCATGAGTGTGTTGAAGCATGGTATCCTTACAGAGAACCAGAACTGCTCACGGTTGATCTCATCAGAGAAAATGACACACTAGGGGGAAAATGCATAACATCTGTCAGTAAAGGACTATGCAAAATTGATAAGGTGAACCATAATGCTAAAGATACTCAGGCAGGAACTAGCCAGAGGCtcagtgcttgctgctaagcctgatgacctgagttcaaactccaggacccacatggtggaaggagagaactgactcccaaaagttgttcccAGGCCTTTAGACGTacatatggcacacacatgtgtgcatgcacacaacacacatacacacacacacgaatgcatgcactcatgcatgcactcTAAGCTACCCTGGCAGACAGACCAGGAACTGCTCACACTCAGCCCGCTGGAGTAGGATACTGTGGAATCTGCTTCCAATCTCACCCCTGGCTTGCTTAGGTGTCAGGATGAGCTTTCTGGGACACAGAAATACATCACAATGCAATTCAAAACAGATAAAGCATTTCTGAGAACTTTGACAACCCCAAAGGACAATTTCAAAACAGACAGCAGAAAAGACGTGTGAGAGGCAGGAATGGGGGGCTGGGGAGTAGGAGCTGGAGTAATGAGGGGGATGCCTTGGAGGATAGGGCTCCCTGAAGTgaagtgggaagaagggaagagcaCAGAATGAGGTCTCAGTAGGAGGCAGAAGCCTCCACTTAAATTCTGTAGCTGCCTGCTGGAAACACTAACTTAAAATACAACCCAAAGAGAAAGACCACTGGAGCTGAGATCAAGTTACCATTGATGACAGCCCATCTTCCATACTGCTTGATGAGGTCGGGCCTGCTCCCCAGGCGAGGGATGAAGTGCAGCCTGATCAGGCTGTAGAAGTCACAGATAACCGTGATGCTCTTTCTGGCTGTGTACCAGGCTCCCACCAAGGCCAGGGCTTCCATATAGCAATTGCAAGACCTGGCAATCTCCCTGTACAAGAGGTAGAAGCTGTCAACAGCAGCCATGGCAACCtgcagggaaaagaagagagagctgCATTTTGTGGAGCAACAAAACTCCTGAGGGCACACAACCTGAGACTGTCACCACCTCATGACCTCATGTCTAACACCTGTGGCTTAGGAAGTGCTGGCCTTCCAAGAGATTATTCAACAGAACTACTCGGCTATGGAATTCCCCCCAAAATCCCGACTTGGAGCTACAAGCAGTCTGAACAAAGAGAAACATGAGTGCCCTACTTCAGAGCTGCAGGAGGCACGATTATCACTGATGGCAGCTGGAAAGTGTCCAGCTCCCCAGTAAGTACAGAGGACCTACTACCTCAACAGTGACAAGTAGAATAAACACAAGTAGTGACAGATATGACCTTGGTCCCCGAAaacatgaatattaaataaaaggaGCACCCCTAAAACACGAGATGATGATGCCCTCCTGCAACAGCAGAgcaacacccccccacacacacacacagacacacatacagccTGTTACTAACTTGGTTTGCCTGGTATTTTCCCTCCTGGCCTCTAGGTTTGAGAAAGTCGCACACACCTCTTCTAGGTGTGTACACAGCAAACACTAAAGGGCAGACACGTCCCAAGTATTGTGTTAAGGatccaaggcagaggcaggcatttaACAATTAAAATGCAAGCTCATCTGGATATCTTAACCTACGAGCAGAAGAGACCCTGGAGAGGTGGACAGAGGCCAGGCACAGTCTTGATG
Above is a window of Microtus pennsylvanicus isolate mMicPen1 chromosome 6, mMicPen1.hap1, whole genome shotgun sequence DNA encoding:
- the Hsdl1 gene encoding inactive hydroxysteroid dehydrogenase-like protein 1, with translation MAAVDSFYLLYREIARSCNCYMEALALVGAWYTARKSITVICDFYSLIRLHFIPRLGSRPDLIKQYGRWAVINGATDGIGKAYAEELASRGLNMILIGQEEEKLQAVAKHIADTYRVETVVMVADFSRGREIYAPIREALRDRDIGILVNDVGAFYPYPQYFTQIPEDTLWDIVNVNIAAASLMVHIVLPGMVERRKGAIVTVSSGSCCKPTPQLAAFSASKAYLDHFSRALQYEYASKGIFVQSLIPFHVTTSVTAPGSFLHRCPWLAPSPRVYAQHAVSTLGISKRTTGYWSHSIQFLFAQYMPEWLWVWGANLLNRSLRKEALSCQA